From a single Lolium rigidum isolate FL_2022 chromosome 7, APGP_CSIRO_Lrig_0.1, whole genome shotgun sequence genomic region:
- the LOC124677200 gene encoding GDSL esterase/lipase At4g10955-like: protein MAAMDNLPCSTSWRDLTHTSWRDDDYRRMVMASLIEAVYLLELERQERRDAAEVAQQWWKPFSYRLAHELVDERDGSVFGAIFEWDHHRRPRSHDVEEARPTGAPSAVIAFRGTLLRAPTIRRDVEDELRLLACNSLRGSARLDGALRALRATIDRFGSENVCLCGHSLGAGFARQIGRMLMASRQQQPQPQQQQASLEFYLFNAPYLSLPMGVRRVVRTTDCLLKTLRTGVAAVGRWHGKALKNVAYANCVLGYTRLDGDGRRLFD, encoded by the exons ATGGCAGCAATGGACAACCTGCCCTGCTCCACTTCTTGGAGAGACCTCACACACACCAGCTG GAGGGACGACGACTACAGGCGGATGGTGATGGCGAGCCTGATCGAGGCGGTGTACCTGCTGGAGCTGGAGCGGCAGGAGCGGCGGGACGCGGCGGAGGTGGCGCAGCAGTGGTGGAAGCCCTTCAGCTACCGCCTGGCGCACGAGCTGGTGGACGAGCGCGACGGCTCCGTCTTCGGCGCCATCTTCGAGTGggaccaccaccgccgcccgcgCAGCCACGACGTCGAGGAGGCCAGGCCGACCGGCGCGCCGAGCGCGGTGATCGCGTTCCGGGGCACGCTGCTGCGCGCGCCCACCATCCGCCGGGACGTGGAGGACGAGCTCCGCCTGCTGGCCTGCAACAGCCTGCGCGGCTCCGCCCGGCTCGACGGCGCGCTCAGGGCGCTCAGGGCCACCATCGACAGGTTCGGGTCCGAGAACGTCTGCCTCTGCGGCCACTCCCTCGGCGCCGGCTTCGCGCGACAGATCGGCAGGATGCTCATGGCGTCGCGGCAGCAGCAACCacagccgcagcagcagcaggcgtCGCTCGAGTTCTACCTCTTCAACGCGCCCTACCTGTCGCTGCCCATGGGGGTCCGGAGGGTGGTGAGGACGACGGACTGCCTCCTCAAGACGCTCCGCACcggcgtcgccgccgtcggcAGGTGGCACGGCAAGGCGCTCAAGAACGTCGCGTACGCCAACTGCGTGCTCGGCTACACCAGGCTCGACGGCGACGGCAGGAGGTTGTTCGACTGA